From Staphylothermus hellenicus DSM 12710, a single genomic window includes:
- a CDS encoding phosphoglycolate phosphatase, whose translation MIRLAAFDIDGTLTINRSSSILCLEAVEALRKLERNGVIVVLVSSNALPVVVGLKKYIGLSGPAIGETGALIYYGGEEIVATTKYSAKQAYLDVLEKYKEYVYGSWQNMFRLHDYALRIRKQYLSRDNEIYSSIKEYVENKYPHIKVGYSGYAIHLTPKDTGKGKALKQIMEKHGIKQEETIGVGDSIMDWEFIKETKIKVAVANADPELRKKADIVTTKPSGYGVIEIIGKILANNKFTR comes from the coding sequence ATGATCCGCTTAGCAGCCTTTGATATTGATGGCACATTGACAATTAATAGGTCTAGCTCTATTCTATGCTTAGAAGCTGTTGAGGCTTTGAGAAAGCTTGAGAGAAACGGTGTTATAGTGGTTCTTGTTTCTAGTAATGCATTACCAGTGGTTGTTGGGTTGAAGAAATACATTGGTTTATCAGGGCCAGCTATTGGTGAGACAGGTGCGCTAATATATTATGGTGGGGAAGAAATAGTTGCCACAACAAAGTATTCTGCTAAACAAGCATATCTCGACGTATTAGAGAAGTATAAGGAATACGTTTATGGATCATGGCAGAACATGTTCCGCCTACACGATTATGCTTTAAGAATAAGAAAACAATATTTGAGCAGAGACAACGAAATATATTCATCAATAAAAGAATACGTTGAAAACAAATATCCACATATAAAAGTAGGATACAGCGGATACGCAATACACCTAACACCAAAAGATACTGGGAAAGGAAAAGCATTAAAACAAATAATGGAAAAACATGGAATAAAACAAGAAGAAACAATAGGGGTAGGAGACAGCATTATGGATTGGGAATTCATCAAGGAGACAAAAATAAAAGTAGCAGTAGCAAACGCAGACCCAGAACTAAGAAAGAAAGCAGACATAGTAACAACAAAACCAAGCGGATACGGAGTAATAGAAATAATTGGGAAAATACTAGCTAATAACAAGTTTACTAGATAA